A window of the Microbacterium sp. AZCO genome harbors these coding sequences:
- the glgX gene encoding glycogen debranching protein GlgX, producing the protein MQAWPGSAYPLGATYDGNGTNFALFSEGAERVELCLFGDRGKETRVELRDVDAYVWHAYLPNIGPGQRYGYRVHGRFDPSSGQRFNASKLLLDPYAKAVEGQVKWNQSVFGYNFGKPDSRNDDDSASSMMKGVVVNPFFDWGGDRLPKTPYSETFIYEAHVKGLTKLHPLIPEEIRGTYSAIAHPAVIEHLKKLGVTAIELMPVHQFVNDSTLQEKGLSNYWGYNTIAFLAPQNTYSATGDRGQQVQEFKGMVRALHAAGIEVILDVVYNHTAEGNHMGPTLSMRGIDNAAYYRLEDKDKRYYTDYTGTGNSLNVGNPHALQLIMDSLRYWVLEMHVDGFRFDLAATLAREFYDVDRLATFFELVQQDPVVSQVKLIAEPWDIGPGGYQVGNFPPQWTEWNGKYRDTVRDFWRGEPATLGEFASRLTGSADLYEHSGRRPVASVNFVTAHDGFTLRDLVSYNEKHNEANGEGNNDGESHNRSNNHGVEGPTDDPDVLTIRARQQRNFIATLMLSQGVPMLLHGDELGRTQGGNNNGYAQDNEITWVNWEAADQPLLEFAAALAKIRKDHPTFRRQRFFNGRPIRREAGAPVPDIVWGRPDGSQMQPEDWESGFGRAISVFLNGKGIRERDRRGQPIDDRHFIVLLNAGDDPVDFHIPEVDFSPLWDIIVDTAGEQAGFDPIEPGSTVTVQAKALVLLREFVAPEIEADHSVAASVAATLTTSADEVPAAAPKLEVPR; encoded by the coding sequence GTGCAGGCATGGCCAGGGTCCGCGTATCCGCTCGGAGCGACCTATGACGGAAACGGCACGAATTTCGCGCTGTTCAGCGAGGGTGCGGAGCGCGTCGAGCTATGCCTCTTCGGGGATCGCGGGAAGGAGACGCGGGTCGAGCTGCGCGACGTCGATGCCTACGTCTGGCACGCCTATCTCCCGAACATCGGCCCCGGGCAGCGCTACGGCTACCGCGTGCACGGACGGTTCGACCCGTCCTCGGGCCAGCGGTTCAACGCCAGCAAGCTGCTCCTCGACCCCTACGCGAAGGCCGTCGAGGGCCAGGTCAAATGGAACCAGTCGGTGTTCGGGTACAACTTCGGCAAGCCCGACTCCCGCAACGACGACGACTCCGCGTCGTCGATGATGAAGGGCGTCGTCGTCAACCCCTTCTTCGACTGGGGCGGCGACCGCCTCCCGAAGACGCCGTACTCCGAGACGTTCATCTACGAGGCGCACGTGAAGGGCCTCACGAAGCTGCATCCCCTCATCCCCGAGGAGATCCGGGGCACCTACAGCGCGATCGCCCACCCCGCCGTCATCGAGCACCTGAAGAAGCTCGGCGTGACGGCGATCGAGCTCATGCCGGTGCACCAGTTCGTGAATGACTCGACCCTTCAGGAGAAGGGCCTCTCCAACTACTGGGGCTACAACACCATCGCCTTCCTCGCGCCGCAGAACACCTACTCGGCAACGGGCGACCGCGGACAGCAGGTGCAGGAGTTCAAGGGCATGGTGCGCGCCCTGCACGCCGCGGGCATCGAGGTCATCCTCGACGTGGTCTACAACCACACGGCCGAGGGCAACCACATGGGGCCCACGCTCTCGATGCGCGGCATCGACAACGCCGCGTACTACCGCCTCGAGGACAAGGACAAGCGGTACTACACCGACTACACCGGCACGGGGAACAGCCTCAACGTCGGCAATCCGCACGCCCTGCAGCTCATCATGGACTCGCTGCGCTACTGGGTCCTCGAGATGCACGTCGACGGCTTCCGCTTCGACCTCGCCGCAACACTCGCCCGCGAGTTCTACGACGTCGACCGCCTCGCCACCTTCTTCGAGCTCGTGCAGCAGGATCCGGTGGTCTCGCAGGTCAAGCTCATCGCCGAGCCGTGGGACATCGGCCCCGGCGGCTACCAGGTCGGCAACTTCCCGCCCCAGTGGACGGAGTGGAACGGCAAGTACCGCGACACCGTCCGCGACTTCTGGCGGGGCGAGCCGGCGACGCTCGGCGAGTTCGCGTCGCGGCTCACGGGGTCGGCCGACCTCTACGAGCACTCGGGACGCCGGCCTGTGGCATCCGTCAACTTCGTCACCGCCCACGACGGCTTCACGCTGCGCGATCTCGTGTCGTACAACGAGAAGCACAACGAGGCGAACGGCGAGGGCAACAACGACGGCGAATCGCACAATCGCTCCAACAACCACGGCGTCGAGGGGCCGACCGACGATCCCGACGTCCTGACCATCCGGGCGCGCCAGCAGCGCAACTTCATCGCGACGCTCATGCTCTCCCAGGGCGTGCCGATGCTCCTCCACGGCGACGAGCTCGGCCGCACGCAGGGCGGCAACAACAACGGCTACGCGCAGGACAACGAGATCACGTGGGTCAACTGGGAGGCGGCCGACCAGCCGCTCCTCGAGTTCGCGGCGGCGCTCGCGAAGATCCGCAAGGACCACCCGACCTTCCGCCGCCAGCGGTTCTTCAACGGCCGCCCCATCCGCCGCGAGGCGGGCGCACCCGTGCCCGACATCGTGTGGGGTCGTCCGGACGGATCGCAGATGCAGCCCGAGGACTGGGAGTCCGGCTTCGGCCGCGCGATCAGCGTCTTCCTCAACGGCAAGGGCATCCGCGAGCGCGACCGCCGGGGCCAGCCCATCGACGACCGCCACTTCATCGTGCTGCTCAACGCCGGCGACGACCCCGTCGACTTCCACATCCCCGAGGTCGACTTCAGCCCCCTCTGGGACATCATCGTCGACACCGCCGGAGAGCAGGCGGGCTTCGATCCGATCGAGCCCGGCTCGACGGTCACCGTGCAGGCCAAGGCGCTCGTCCTGCTCCGCGAGTTCGTCGCGCCCGAGATCGAGGCCGACCACTCGGTCGCCGCGTCTGTCGCGGCGACGCTGACGACGTCGGCCGACGAGGTGCCGGCGGCCGCGCCCAAGCTCGAGGTCCCGAGATAG
- the pyk gene encoding pyruvate kinase: MRRAKIVATLGPSTESYETVEALVRAGLDVARLNRSHGDYAVHEQAYAHVRRASDATGRAVGVLVDLQGPKIRLARFADGPHVLEPGDIFTITTEDVPGTKELVGTTFPQLAKDVSEGDILLIDDGKVRVRVVETDGVRVRTEVLVGGAVSNNKGINLPGIAVSAAALSEKDEADLRWALRLGADMIALSFVRDPKDVQRARVIMAEEDRRVPIIAKIEKPEAVEHLQEIIDAFDGVMVARGDLGVELPLEAVPIVQKHAIELARRWAKPVIVATQMLESMIHNPVPTRAETSDVANAVLDGADAVMLSGETSVGAHPVTVVETMARVIASTEEQGLERIPPLGTKPRTQGGAMTLAAKSIADFVDARYVCVFSQSGDSARRMSRLRDRVPILAFTDLPSTRSRNALLWGVDTFLVERGDTTDELMSILDETLLSSHLAERGDRVVVTAGAPPGIAGSTNNVRVHIVGTGGSEVLG; this comes from the coding sequence ATGCGTCGTGCGAAGATCGTCGCCACCCTGGGGCCGTCCACCGAGAGCTACGAGACCGTCGAGGCGCTCGTGCGCGCGGGGCTCGACGTCGCGCGCCTGAACCGCAGCCACGGCGACTACGCCGTGCACGAGCAGGCCTACGCGCACGTCCGGCGTGCGAGCGACGCGACGGGTCGCGCCGTCGGGGTGCTCGTCGACCTGCAGGGCCCGAAGATCCGGCTCGCGCGATTCGCCGACGGGCCGCATGTGCTCGAGCCCGGCGACATCTTCACGATCACGACGGAGGACGTCCCCGGCACGAAGGAGCTCGTCGGCACCACCTTCCCCCAGCTCGCGAAGGACGTCTCGGAGGGCGACATCCTCCTCATCGACGACGGCAAGGTGCGCGTGCGCGTGGTCGAGACCGACGGTGTGCGCGTGCGCACCGAGGTGCTTGTGGGCGGCGCCGTGTCGAACAACAAGGGCATCAACCTCCCCGGCATCGCCGTGAGCGCCGCCGCGCTCAGCGAGAAGGACGAGGCCGACCTGCGCTGGGCGCTTCGGCTCGGCGCCGACATGATCGCGCTGTCCTTCGTGCGCGATCCCAAGGACGTCCAGCGCGCTCGCGTCATCATGGCGGAGGAGGATCGCCGCGTCCCGATCATCGCGAAGATCGAGAAGCCGGAGGCGGTCGAGCACCTGCAGGAGATCATCGACGCCTTCGACGGCGTCATGGTGGCGCGGGGCGACCTCGGCGTCGAGCTGCCGCTGGAGGCCGTGCCGATCGTGCAGAAGCACGCGATCGAGCTCGCGCGCCGCTGGGCCAAGCCGGTGATCGTCGCGACGCAGATGCTCGAGTCGATGATCCACAATCCCGTCCCGACGCGCGCAGAGACGTCCGACGTCGCGAACGCCGTGCTGGACGGCGCGGATGCCGTCATGCTGTCGGGCGAGACGAGCGTCGGCGCCCACCCGGTCACGGTCGTCGAGACCATGGCGCGCGTCATCGCCTCGACCGAGGAGCAAGGCCTCGAGCGCATACCGCCCCTCGGCACGAAGCCCCGCACGCAGGGCGGTGCGATGACGCTGGCCGCGAAGAGCATCGCCGACTTCGTCGATGCGAGATACGTCTGCGTCTTCAGCCAGTCGGGCGATTCGGCCAGGAGGATGTCGCGCCTGCGCGATCGCGTGCCGATCCTCGCCTTCACCGACCTCCCCTCGACGAGATCCCGGAACGCGCTGCTGTGGGGCGTCGACACGTTCCTCGTCGAGCGCGGCGACACGACGGACGAGCTGATGTCGATCCTCGACGAGACGCTCCTGTCCAGCCACCTCGCCGAGCGCGGCGATCGCGTCGTCGTGACGGCAGGGGCGCCTCCCGGGATCGCGGGCTCCACCAACAACGTGCGCGTGCACATCGTCGGCACGGGCGGCAGCGAAGTCCTCGGCTGA
- the nirB gene encoding nitrite reductase large subunit NirB, producing the protein MSTTVEPDAHVVVVGAGMVAHRFVESLLSRAGDDLRVTLIGEEPRHPYDRVGLTGFFAGASADDLSLDRTVLDDARVQFLSGDAVTRIDRTARRVRTASGREVDYDRLVLATGSYAARLAVDGFGHEGCFVYRTLDDVERLRAFVSARSRELGRPLTGMVIGGGLLGLEAAGALQGLDVACTVVQSSDRLMSAQLDLPGGNALRRLIESRGIMVKTDSITTRLDADRAGKVVGLEFRSGDYAPADVVVFTVGVRPRDELARDASLDVHPRGGVLIDAECRTSDPLILAIGEVANFDGLCVGLVAPGYAMAEVAATRLLGGEASFPGYDLSTKLKLSGVDVASFGDAFAETPGALDVVYADPVAGVYKKLVLSDDAKTLLGGILVGDASAYGSLRPLVGGALGGDPAAYLMPEGGVAAPTGELPDEALVCSCNSVTAGTIRHAVHDEGCSDVAAIKSCTKAGAACGSCVMMIKKIVGTELAKSGAALSNALCEHFDMSRRQLFDAVRVSGLTTFSAVIDRFGVGRGCDICKPALASILATLTGTHVLDGENATLQDTNDHVMANLQKDGSYSVVPRIPGGEITPEGLLVIGQVAKDFNLYTKITGGQRIDMFGARLEQLPDIWKRLVDAGFESGHAYGKSLRTVKSCVGSTWCRYGVQDSVGMAVQLELRYRGLRSPHKLKLGVSGCARECAEARGKDVGVIATEAGWNMYVGGNGGFTPRHAVLLAEGLSDDELLTAIDRFLMYYIFTADRLQRTAPWFEDLDGGIEGLRAVIFEDSLGLCADLDAAMAAHIGAYEDEWKATIEDPEKLRRFASFVNAPTTPDPSLAYTVERGQPRPATPEERDDSRVLIAGTTLEVRR; encoded by the coding sequence ATGAGCACCACCGTCGAACCCGACGCGCACGTCGTGGTCGTCGGAGCCGGCATGGTCGCGCATCGCTTCGTCGAGAGCCTGCTCTCGAGGGCGGGTGACGACCTTCGCGTGACGCTCATCGGCGAGGAGCCGCGGCATCCCTATGACCGCGTGGGCCTCACCGGATTCTTCGCGGGTGCGAGCGCCGACGACCTCAGCCTGGACCGCACGGTGCTCGACGATGCGCGTGTCCAGTTCCTCAGCGGCGACGCCGTGACGCGCATCGACCGCACGGCGCGGCGCGTGCGCACGGCGAGCGGTCGCGAGGTCGACTACGACCGTCTCGTGCTTGCGACCGGGTCGTACGCGGCGCGACTCGCGGTGGACGGCTTCGGACACGAGGGATGCTTCGTCTACCGCACCCTCGACGACGTCGAGCGGCTGCGCGCGTTCGTGTCCGCCCGGTCGCGCGAGTTGGGCCGCCCGCTCACCGGCATGGTGATCGGCGGCGGCCTCCTCGGTCTCGAAGCAGCGGGCGCCCTGCAGGGCCTCGACGTCGCGTGCACCGTCGTGCAGTCGTCGGACCGCCTCATGTCGGCGCAGCTCGACCTGCCCGGCGGCAACGCCCTGCGCCGCCTGATCGAGTCCCGCGGAATCATGGTCAAGACCGACTCGATCACGACGCGCCTCGACGCCGACCGCGCGGGCAAGGTCGTCGGGCTCGAGTTCCGCTCGGGCGACTACGCCCCGGCCGACGTCGTGGTCTTCACGGTCGGCGTTCGCCCGCGCGACGAGCTGGCTCGGGATGCCTCCCTCGACGTCCACCCCCGCGGCGGCGTGCTCATCGACGCCGAGTGCCGCACGTCCGACCCCCTCATCCTCGCGATCGGCGAAGTCGCCAACTTCGACGGGCTCTGCGTCGGACTCGTCGCGCCGGGCTACGCCATGGCGGAGGTCGCGGCGACGCGCCTGCTCGGGGGCGAAGCATCCTTCCCCGGCTACGACCTCTCGACCAAGCTCAAGCTCAGCGGAGTGGACGTCGCGAGCTTCGGGGACGCCTTCGCCGAGACGCCGGGAGCGCTCGACGTCGTCTACGCCGACCCCGTGGCGGGCGTGTACAAGAAGCTCGTGCTCTCCGACGACGCCAAGACGCTGCTCGGGGGCATCCTCGTCGGCGACGCCTCGGCGTACGGCTCGCTGCGCCCGCTCGTGGGCGGCGCGCTCGGCGGAGACCCCGCCGCGTACCTCATGCCCGAGGGCGGCGTCGCCGCGCCGACGGGCGAGCTGCCCGACGAGGCCCTGGTCTGCTCCTGCAACAGCGTCACGGCGGGGACGATCCGCCACGCCGTGCACGATGAGGGATGCTCGGACGTCGCGGCGATCAAGTCGTGCACGAAGGCCGGGGCCGCCTGCGGCTCGTGCGTCATGATGATCAAGAAGATCGTCGGCACCGAGCTCGCGAAGTCCGGCGCGGCGCTGAGCAACGCGCTGTGCGAGCACTTCGACATGTCGCGGCGCCAGCTCTTCGACGCCGTCCGCGTCTCGGGCCTGACCACCTTCAGCGCGGTCATCGACCGGTTCGGCGTGGGCCGCGGCTGCGACATCTGCAAGCCGGCTCTCGCGAGCATCCTCGCGACGCTCACCGGCACCCACGTGCTCGACGGCGAGAACGCGACGCTGCAGGACACCAACGACCACGTCATGGCGAACCTGCAGAAGGACGGCAGCTACTCCGTCGTGCCCCGCATCCCGGGCGGCGAGATCACGCCCGAGGGGCTTCTCGTAATCGGCCAGGTCGCGAAGGACTTCAACCTGTACACGAAGATCACGGGCGGCCAGCGCATCGACATGTTCGGGGCGCGGCTCGAGCAGCTGCCCGACATCTGGAAGCGGCTCGTCGATGCCGGATTCGAGTCGGGGCACGCCTACGGCAAGTCCCTGCGCACGGTGAAGAGCTGCGTCGGCTCGACGTGGTGCCGCTACGGCGTGCAGGACTCGGTCGGCATGGCGGTGCAGCTCGAGCTGCGCTACCGGGGCCTCCGGTCGCCGCACAAGCTCAAGCTCGGCGTGTCCGGCTGCGCGCGCGAGTGCGCCGAGGCCCGCGGCAAGGACGTCGGCGTCATCGCCACCGAGGCCGGCTGGAACATGTACGTCGGCGGCAACGGCGGCTTCACCCCGCGCCACGCCGTGCTGCTCGCCGAGGGGCTGAGCGACGACGAGCTGCTCACGGCGATCGACCGGTTCCTGATGTACTACATCTTCACCGCCGACCGTCTGCAGCGTACGGCGCCCTGGTTCGAAGACCTCGACGGCGGCATCGAGGGGCTCCGGGCGGTCATCTTCGAGGACAGCCTCGGCCTCTGCGCCGACCTGGACGCCGCGATGGCGGCGCACATCGGCGCCTACGAGGACGAGTGGAAGGCGACGATCGAGGATCCCGAGAAGCTCCGCCGGTTCGCCTCGTTCGTCAACGCGCCGACGACGCCCGACCCCTCGCTCGCCTACACGGTCGAGCGAGGGCAGCCCCGCCCCGCGACGCCCGAGGAGCGCGACGACAGCCGCGTGCTCATCGCGGGCACGACCCTGGAGGTGCGTCGATGA
- the nirD gene encoding nitrite reductase small subunit NirD has product MTLVEDPVTDAVTWVRICALSDLEVERGRAALVGEAQVALFLTHGGRVYAVSNLDPYSGAHVISRGIVGTRQDVPTVASPMYKQVFDLRTGACLDSQGKDPVSLAVWPVAVRDDDVYLKEVS; this is encoded by the coding sequence ATGACACTCGTAGAGGATCCCGTGACGGATGCCGTGACGTGGGTGCGGATCTGCGCGCTGAGCGATCTCGAGGTCGAGCGCGGGCGCGCCGCCCTCGTCGGCGAGGCGCAGGTCGCCCTCTTCCTCACGCACGGCGGACGCGTGTACGCGGTCTCGAACCTCGACCCGTACAGCGGGGCGCACGTCATCTCGCGCGGCATCGTCGGCACCAGGCAGGATGTCCCGACCGTGGCGTCGCCGATGTACAAGCAGGTGTTCGACCTCCGCACGGGAGCGTGCCTCGACTCCCAGGGCAAGGACCCGGTCTCCCTGGCCGTGTGGCCCGTCGCCGTGCGCGACGACGATGTCTACCTCAAGGAGGTCTCATGA
- the cobA gene encoding uroporphyrinogen-III C-methyltransferase → MTTMLGVSLAGRDVVMVGGGPVAARRMRRFLDDGAIVRVIAPELSDEVRELVDEHGLEWIPRAAEPDDVDGAWLVHTATGDGRADAGIAAACERRRILCVNASDGAHGSARLTAETRAGDVLVGVVSDAGVDPRRAGRLRDAIAGMLREGRLPLRRRRATAAGRVDLVGGGPGPVDLLTVRGRRLLAEADVVVADRLGPTDVLSELDSDVEVIDVGKRPGHHPVPQDEINRIIVAHAQAGRRVVRLKGGDPFVYGRGGEEVAACLAAGVPVDVVPGLTSVVSVPQAAGIPVTHRGVAAGVHVVNGQAEPTPATAAALADPAVTTVVLMGVAGLPRLVETAFAGGAPADKPVAIVENGHTPHQRTTRTTLAHAAADAAAAGVRNPAVIVVGDVARADLLLPAGLMAGDIRQ, encoded by the coding sequence ATGACGACGATGCTGGGTGTCTCGCTGGCCGGTCGCGATGTCGTGATGGTCGGCGGCGGACCGGTCGCGGCACGGCGGATGCGCCGCTTCCTGGATGACGGAGCGATCGTGCGGGTCATCGCGCCGGAACTCTCCGACGAGGTCCGCGAGCTCGTCGACGAGCACGGACTCGAGTGGATCCCGCGGGCCGCCGAGCCGGACGATGTCGACGGCGCGTGGCTCGTGCACACGGCCACGGGCGATGGCCGCGCCGACGCCGGGATCGCGGCAGCGTGCGAACGCCGACGCATCCTGTGCGTCAACGCCTCCGACGGCGCCCACGGGTCGGCCCGGCTCACCGCCGAGACCCGCGCCGGCGACGTGCTCGTGGGCGTCGTGTCCGACGCGGGCGTGGACCCCCGCCGGGCGGGACGCCTGCGCGACGCCATCGCGGGGATGCTGCGCGAGGGACGCCTTCCTCTGCGGCGGCGCCGCGCGACCGCAGCGGGGCGGGTGGACCTCGTGGGCGGAGGTCCCGGCCCCGTCGACCTGCTGACGGTCCGCGGCCGGCGTCTCCTCGCGGAGGCCGACGTGGTCGTCGCCGATCGACTCGGCCCGACCGACGTCCTCTCCGAGCTCGATTCCGACGTCGAGGTGATCGACGTCGGCAAGCGCCCGGGTCACCATCCCGTGCCGCAGGACGAGATCAACCGCATCATCGTCGCGCACGCCCAGGCGGGCAGACGCGTCGTCCGTCTCAAGGGCGGTGACCCCTTCGTCTACGGGCGCGGCGGCGAGGAGGTCGCCGCCTGTCTCGCCGCGGGTGTGCCGGTCGACGTCGTTCCGGGCCTCACGAGCGTCGTGTCGGTGCCGCAGGCAGCCGGCATCCCCGTGACCCATCGCGGAGTCGCCGCGGGCGTCCACGTCGTGAACGGGCAGGCGGAGCCGACGCCGGCGACCGCCGCGGCCCTCGCCGATCCCGCCGTCACGACCGTCGTGCTCATGGGCGTCGCGGGTCTCCCCCGACTCGTCGAGACGGCGTTCGCGGGCGGTGCTCCCGCCGACAAGCCGGTCGCGATCGTCGAGAACGGTCACACCCCCCACCAGCGCACGACGCGCACGACGCTCGCTCACGCCGCCGCCGACGCCGCCGCCGCCGGCGTCCGCAACCCCGCGGTCATCGTCGTCGGCGACGTCGCGCGCGCCGACCTGCTGCTCCCCGCGGGACTGATGGCGGGCGACATCCGCCAGTGA
- a CDS encoding uroporphyrinogen-III synthase → MTDPIRPALSAALDGCTIVIAVDRRSGELAAALERHGATVRHAPALTIVPHIDDEALIARTRELIETPPDVVVVTTGVGFRGWMEAADEAGLLDDLHAAFARAQIVARGPKARGAIQQAGLTADWVAESETSAELGEFLLAEGVAGRRIAVQHHGSGADGLDELFEGDGADVVSLTVYRWGPPPDPEVVRRSVVSAGSGEVDAVLFTSAPGAYEWVAAARREGVLGDIRELVRTGRVLLAAVGPITAGPLEEVGLDPLVADRGRLGSLVRAVVTHFGGGRMPARETPAGRLELRSGGAVLEGRFIPLSRTGADVLGVLFDADGSVVTRADLQCALPRSGDNTHAVEMAVARVREALGVPDLIKTVVKRGYRLNVLEPSPAG, encoded by the coding sequence GTGACCGACCCGATCCGCCCCGCTCTCTCGGCAGCCCTCGACGGCTGCACGATCGTCATCGCCGTCGATCGGCGCTCCGGCGAGCTCGCCGCCGCGCTCGAGCGCCATGGCGCGACGGTCCGGCACGCCCCGGCGCTGACGATCGTGCCGCACATCGACGACGAGGCGCTCATCGCCCGCACGCGAGAGCTCATCGAGACCCCGCCCGATGTCGTGGTCGTGACGACGGGTGTCGGCTTCCGGGGGTGGATGGAGGCGGCCGATGAGGCGGGCCTCCTCGACGACCTGCACGCCGCCTTCGCCCGCGCGCAGATCGTCGCGCGCGGGCCGAAGGCGCGCGGCGCGATCCAGCAGGCGGGGCTCACGGCCGACTGGGTCGCCGAGTCGGAGACCTCGGCCGAGCTCGGTGAGTTCCTCCTGGCCGAGGGGGTCGCCGGCCGTCGCATCGCCGTGCAGCACCACGGCTCGGGAGCCGACGGCCTCGACGAGCTGTTCGAGGGCGACGGCGCCGACGTCGTGAGTCTCACCGTCTACCGCTGGGGCCCTCCGCCCGACCCCGAGGTCGTCCGGCGCTCCGTCGTCTCGGCGGGGTCCGGAGAAGTCGACGCCGTGCTCTTCACGTCGGCGCCCGGCGCGTATGAATGGGTCGCCGCCGCGCGGCGCGAAGGCGTGCTCGGCGACATCCGCGAGCTCGTCCGCACCGGACGCGTGCTTCTCGCCGCGGTCGGCCCCATCACGGCGGGACCGCTCGAGGAGGTCGGCCTCGACCCGCTCGTCGCCGACCGCGGCCGACTCGGCTCGCTCGTGCGCGCTGTCGTCACGCACTTCGGCGGAGGGCGGATGCCCGCCCGCGAGACGCCGGCCGGCCGGCTCGAGCTGCGCAGCGGCGGCGCCGTGCTCGAGGGCCGGTTCATCCCCCTCTCCCGCACCGGCGCGGACGTGCTCGGCGTGCTGTTCGACGCCGACGGCTCGGTCGTGACCCGCGCCGATCTGCAGTGCGCCCTGCCCCGCTCGGGCGACAACACGCACGCGGTCGAGATGGCCGTCGCCCGGGTGCGCGAGGCGCTGGGCGTGCCCGACCTCATCAAGACGGTCGTCAAGCGCGGCTACCGCCTCAACGTGCTCGAACCGAGCCCCGCCGGCTAG
- the trmD gene encoding tRNA (guanosine(37)-N1)-methyltransferase TrmD, translated as MRIDIVTIFPAFFDVLDVSLIGKARGRGILDLRVHDLRDWTHDRHRTVDDTPYGGGAGMVMKPEPWGEALDEVLDDGALLIVPSPAGERFTQRLARDLAEEEHLVFACGRYEGIDQRVIDHYTERGRVRSVSLGDYVLNGGEVAAMAMIEAISRLVPGVVGNPESLVEESHEDGMLEYPSYTKPPVWREHEVPPILLSGNHGAIAQWRREQSLERTRERRPDLL; from the coding sequence GTGCGCATCGACATCGTGACGATCTTCCCCGCCTTCTTCGATGTGCTCGACGTCTCGCTCATCGGCAAGGCCCGCGGGCGCGGCATCCTGGATCTGCGTGTGCACGATCTGCGCGACTGGACCCACGACCGCCACCGCACGGTCGACGACACGCCGTACGGCGGCGGCGCCGGCATGGTGATGAAGCCGGAGCCCTGGGGTGAGGCGCTCGACGAGGTGCTCGACGACGGCGCGCTGCTCATCGTCCCCTCGCCGGCGGGGGAGCGCTTCACGCAGCGGCTCGCGCGCGACCTCGCGGAGGAGGAGCACCTCGTCTTCGCGTGCGGACGGTACGAGGGCATCGATCAGCGCGTCATCGACCATTACACCGAGCGCGGGCGCGTGCGCAGCGTGAGCCTCGGGGACTACGTGCTGAACGGCGGCGAGGTCGCCGCGATGGCGATGATCGAGGCGATCTCGCGGCTCGTCCCCGGTGTCGTCGGCAATCCGGAGAGTCTCGTCGAGGAGTCGCACGAGGACGGGATGCTGGAGTATCCGAGCTACACGAAGCCGCCGGTCTGGCGCGAGCACGAGGTGCCCCCGATCCTCTTGAGCGGCAATCACGGCGCGATCGCCCAGTGGCGGCGCGAGCAGAGCCTCGAGCGGACGCGCGAGCGACGGCCCGACCTGCTCTAG